One genomic region from Nilaparvata lugens isolate BPH chromosome 3, ASM1435652v1, whole genome shotgun sequence encodes:
- the LOC111054465 gene encoding putative fatty acyl-CoA reductase CG5065 — protein sequence MSNQNNDSPTKEFYNGRYIFVTGGTGFIGKVLLHKLLVSCPQIERIYLLLRNRRDTDSISSRLSNLWSSPALNYLEQLDPKYKDKIVPVSGDLSKPQLGIGSADLINLKNQISIVFHLAATIKFDETLKNSVTINMLGTKRLLELCRDMEKLEALVYVSTAFSNCDRFVINEMLYPSKYDPEHVIKCTQWMDDETLKVITPLLLGKHPNTYTFTKAMAENILRTDAAGIPTAIVRPSVILSSVQEPFPGWLDNFNGPNRLIAMCSQGLSRSVICDKTKQAEVVPVDFVVNVIVCAAWRIATTRPKEIVVYNFCSSQLNPINFETFVSYSLKSMKLHPSEKIVFNPNLTLYKSKMRHNLLYLLFNKLPALVLDTLILLKGKRPYLADQIKRMTSKMECLEFFLLNDWHILDCNVQSLNLSLTPKDRDEFPFDVTLIDWEAYINNYVLGVRKFLLKEKDESLPVATKRLRRIMTIYWLVKSFCIIFFVLKIAQKSSFFTDRLSSLLLYLIKLLRMFRF from the coding sequence ATGAGTAATCAAAATAATGATTCACCAACAAAAGAATTTTACAATGGACGTTACATCTTTGTTACCGGAGGCACTGGGTTCATAGGTAAAGTTCTTTTACATAAACTTCTTGTGTCATGTCCTCAAATAGAACGCATATACCTGCTTCTACGAAATAGACGAGACACTGATAGCATATCAAGCAGACTTTCAAATCTATGGTCCTCACCAGCTCTCAACTATTTAGAGCAGCTTGATCctaaatataaagataaaataGTTCCTGTGTCAGGTGATCTTTCTAAACCTCAACTTGGAATAGGATCGGCAGATTTGatcaatttaaaaaaccaaatatCCATTGTCTTTCATTTGGCTGCTACAATAAAGTTTGatgaaaccttgaaaaattCAGTAACAATTAATATGCTGGGGACAAAACGTTTGTTGGAGTTGTGTCGTGACATGGAAAAATTAGAGGCCTTAGTGTACGTGTCTACTGCTTTCAGTAATTGCGATCGATTTGTCATAAATGAGATGTTGTATCCCTCAAAGTATGATCCTGAACATGTCATAAAGTGCACCCAGTGGATGGATGATGAAACTTTGAAAGTTATAACACCTCTTCTGCTTGGAAAACACCCCAACACATACACATTTACTAAAGCCATGGCTGAGAATATTCTTCGCACAGACGCGGCCGGCATACCGACCGCTATTGTTCGGCCGTCAGTGATACTGTCTTCAGTGCAGGAGCCTTTTCCTGGTTGGCTGGACAACTTCAACGGACCCAACCGGCTGATAGCCATGTGCAGTCAAGGCCTGTCTCGTTCAGTCATCTGCGATAAAACAAAACAAGCTGAGGTTGTTCCTGTTGATTTTGTTGTAAATGTGATTGTTTGTGCGGCCTGGCGCATTGCAACAACAAGACCAAAGGAAATAGTCGTCTACAACTTCTGTTCTAGCCAACTCAATCCAATAAACTTTGAAACTTTTGTATCATACTCTCTGAAGTCGATGAAGCTCCACCCTAGTgagaaaattgttttcaatccaAACTTGACTTTATACAAGAGTAAGATGAGACACAATCTACTGTACCTGTTGTTCAATAAACTGCCTGCATTGGTGTTGGACACTTTGATTCTTTTGAAAGGAAAACGTCCATACCTTGCTGATCAAATTAAGAGAATGACTAGCAAAATGGAATGCCTGGAGTTCTTTCTCCTTAACGACTGGCATATATTGGATTGCAACGTTCAATCACTGAATTTAAGTCTGACACCAAAAGACAGAGATGAATTTCCATTTGACGTGACCCTCATTGATTGGGAGGCATACATCAACAATTATGTTCTTGGAGTAAGAAAATTTCTCCTCAAAGAAAAAGATGAGTCATTACCAGTTGCCACAAAGCGCCTTCGTCGAATTATGACTATTTATTGGCTTGTCAAGTCATTCTGCATcatattctttgtccttaaaaTTGCACAAAAATCAAGCTTTTTCACAGATCGCTTGTCTTCCTTATTACTGTACCTTATCAAGCTGCTTAGAATGTTCAGATTTTAA